In a single window of the Allobranchiibius huperziae genome:
- a CDS encoding GNAT family N-acetyltransferase, translating to MATDTPLARKPVLTSERVVLRPFQERDLPVMAAAIGDPDVRRLTGSVTSTAEAEAGRTEPDDELRAWYLSRVEQPDRLDLAVVDVVTDRCVGEVVLNEWDPAARSCNFRILLAPEGQGRGLGTDATALIVEHGFAVGLERITLTVFTFNPRALRMYERVGFAIEGTRQRALEYDGVWHAEHLMAIHPDDPRPAAPVLEQVELHVREGQEAAYEAAFAQAAPIIRRQTGCRSVRLVRSVEHPSHYVLSVEWARVADHTVGFRESADYEQWRTLLHPFYEQVPPVDHYVDVHRG from the coding sequence ATGGCCACGGACACCCCGCTCGCCCGCAAACCCGTCCTCACCAGCGAGCGTGTCGTGCTGCGGCCGTTCCAGGAGCGCGACCTGCCGGTCATGGCGGCGGCGATCGGCGACCCCGACGTACGGCGGTTGACCGGGAGCGTGACCTCCACTGCGGAGGCGGAGGCGGGTCGCACGGAGCCCGATGACGAACTGCGTGCGTGGTACCTGTCGCGGGTCGAGCAACCCGACCGGCTCGACCTCGCGGTCGTCGACGTGGTCACCGACCGATGCGTCGGCGAGGTCGTGCTGAACGAGTGGGACCCGGCGGCGCGCAGCTGCAACTTCCGGATCCTGCTCGCACCGGAGGGACAGGGCCGCGGCCTGGGGACGGACGCGACCGCCCTGATCGTGGAGCACGGGTTCGCGGTCGGACTGGAGCGGATCACCCTGACGGTGTTCACCTTCAACCCCCGGGCCCTGCGCATGTACGAGCGCGTCGGGTTCGCGATCGAGGGCACCCGCCAGCGCGCCCTGGAGTACGACGGCGTCTGGCACGCCGAGCACCTGATGGCGATCCACCCCGATGATCCGCGACCGGCGGCACCCGTGCTGGAGCAGGTGGAGCTGCACGTCAGGGAGGGTCAGGAGGCGGCGTACGAGGCGGCGTTTGCCCAGGCGGCGCCGATCATCCGCCGTCAGACCGGGTGCCGCTCCGTGAGGCTCGTCCGATCGGTCGAACACCCCTCGCACTACGTGCTGTCGGTGGAATGGGCGCGGGTCGCGGATCACACTGTCGGCTTCCGCGAGTCGGCGGATTACGAGCAGTGGCGGACGCTGCTGCATCCGTTCTACGAGCAGGTCCCACCCGTCGACCACTACGTCGACGTGCACCGCGGCTGA
- the rdgB gene encoding RdgB/HAM1 family non-canonical purine NTP pyrophosphatase produces MTTVVLATRNVGKLREFRALIDGWSGLQGIRIVHVSEFPDVQDVVESGVTFEENATLKARAVAAATGLPAIADDSGLSVDVLGGCPGVFSARWAGTHGADQANIDLLLSQTMDVTATMAAHFVCCMVLSLPGGAERIRRGELHGIITRNQRGTDGFGYDPIFELPDGRTLAQLPAQEKNQISHRAIAMRAIREDLGDTLT; encoded by the coding sequence ATGACGACCGTCGTACTCGCGACGCGCAACGTCGGCAAATTGCGCGAATTCCGTGCGTTGATCGACGGATGGTCGGGGCTGCAGGGCATCCGCATCGTCCATGTCTCCGAATTTCCTGATGTGCAGGATGTGGTGGAGTCGGGAGTGACGTTCGAGGAGAACGCCACGCTCAAGGCGCGCGCGGTCGCCGCGGCGACCGGGCTTCCTGCCATCGCGGACGACTCCGGGTTGTCGGTCGACGTGCTCGGCGGTTGCCCCGGCGTCTTCAGCGCGCGGTGGGCCGGCACGCACGGCGCTGACCAGGCGAACATCGACCTTCTGCTCTCCCAGACGATGGACGTCACAGCCACGATGGCCGCCCACTTCGTGTGCTGCATGGTGCTGTCGCTGCCCGGCGGCGCCGAACGGATCCGCCGCGGCGAGCTGCACGGCATCATCACCCGCAACCAACGCGGCACCGATGGGTTCGGCTACGACCCGATCTTCGAGCTCCCCGACGGGCGCACCCTGGCGCAGCTGCCCGCGCAGGAGAAGAATCAGATCTCTCATCGAGCAATCGCGATGCGGGCCATTCGCGAGGACCTGGGGGACACCCTCACGTGA
- the rph gene encoding ribonuclease PH, producing the protein MTDTTTSTPTAATSASSRGAGRHDGRAADELREVRITRGWLDHAEGSVLVEFGKTRVLVAASFTEGVPRWMKGRGTGWITAEYEMLPRATNTRSDRESRKGKVGGRTHEISRLIGRSLRAIIDTKALGENTIVLDCDVLQADGGTRTASITGAYVALADAIEDARAKGLIAKGAQPLTGSIAAISVGIVDGQPVLDLDYPEDSTAQTDMNVVMTGAGGFVEVQGTAEGAPFDRSELDSLLALAADGIEELTRKQQEALAVPLGEHRR; encoded by the coding sequence ATGACGGACACCACCACCTCGACCCCGACCGCAGCGACCTCCGCCAGTTCCCGGGGCGCCGGCCGCCACGACGGCCGCGCGGCCGACGAGCTGCGCGAGGTGCGCATCACCCGCGGGTGGCTGGACCACGCCGAGGGGAGCGTGCTGGTGGAGTTCGGCAAGACCCGCGTGCTGGTCGCAGCGTCGTTCACCGAGGGGGTGCCGCGCTGGATGAAGGGTCGCGGCACGGGGTGGATCACCGCGGAGTACGAGATGCTGCCGCGCGCCACCAACACCCGCTCGGACCGCGAGTCGCGCAAGGGCAAGGTGGGCGGCCGCACCCACGAGATCTCCCGGCTCATCGGCCGCAGCCTGCGCGCCATCATCGACACGAAAGCCCTGGGGGAGAACACGATCGTGCTCGACTGCGACGTGCTCCAGGCAGACGGCGGCACCCGCACGGCATCCATCACGGGCGCGTACGTCGCACTCGCGGACGCGATCGAGGACGCCCGCGCCAAGGGGCTGATCGCCAAGGGTGCGCAGCCGCTCACCGGGTCGATCGCGGCCATCAGCGTCGGCATCGTCGACGGACAGCCGGTGCTCGACCTGGACTACCCGGAGGACTCGACCGCGCAGACCGACATGAACGTCGTGATGACGGGCGCCGGTGGGTTCGTCGAGGTGCAGGGCACGGCCGAGGGCGCGCCCTTCGACCGGTCCGAGCTGGACAGCCTGCTGGCACTGGCGGCCGACGGCATCGAGGAGCTGACCCGCAAGCAGCAGGAGGCGCTCGCCGTGCCGCTCGGTGAGCACCGCCGATGA
- a CDS encoding molybdopterin-dependent oxidoreductase, with the protein MSTVREAEETTHEPSAARAWVAVLGGVAAGAVTIGVAELLAGLMERFGWSGGIPSPVIAVGEAFIDRTPPWLKDFAVNNFGTNDKAVLLAGIGVVLFLLSCLIGLLLRRLPVAALVGFVVLIAVAMAAVLTRPGARPADLIPTVVGGLMGLWVLHRWRGLLSVGVGRREITTERRQVLTWTMLSVVGGGLALAAGRAVSGSARAIQAARATFVAPEVQHPVQVPAGAPVDVPGITPYIVPNGQFYRIDTALQVPQVEASGWRLKVTGMVDHEVEIDWKTLLSKPMQQAMITLMCVSNEVGGSLNGNAIWTGWPVRELLKLAGPQAGADMVLSTSVDGFTAGTPIGALTDDRNALLAVAMNGKALPVEHGYPVRLVVPGLYGYVSATKWLTQLKVTTYAKDQGYWIPRGWSAMGPVKISSRIDVPRDGRSVSPGADGTVPIAGVAWDQHTGVSGVQVRIDDGPWQSAKLGEQATVDAWRQWVLHWPATKGRHTATVRAVDAKGQVQISAEAPPPPNGSTGLHSVTFTVS; encoded by the coding sequence GTGAGCACTGTGCGCGAGGCCGAAGAGACGACCCACGAACCATCCGCGGCCCGCGCGTGGGTCGCGGTGCTGGGAGGTGTCGCGGCCGGCGCGGTCACCATCGGGGTGGCCGAGCTGCTGGCCGGTCTCATGGAGCGGTTCGGGTGGAGTGGTGGGATCCCTTCCCCGGTGATCGCCGTGGGAGAGGCCTTCATCGACCGGACACCGCCGTGGTTGAAGGACTTCGCGGTCAACAACTTCGGCACCAACGACAAGGCGGTGCTGCTGGCCGGCATCGGCGTCGTGCTCTTCCTGCTCTCGTGCCTGATCGGTCTGCTGCTGCGGCGCCTGCCGGTGGCCGCGCTCGTGGGGTTCGTCGTGCTGATCGCCGTCGCCATGGCCGCGGTCCTCACCCGCCCGGGCGCACGCCCCGCCGATCTGATCCCGACGGTCGTCGGCGGACTGATGGGTCTGTGGGTGTTGCACCGGTGGCGTGGGCTGCTGAGCGTGGGCGTCGGCCGGCGTGAGATCACCACCGAGCGCCGGCAGGTGCTCACCTGGACGATGCTGAGTGTCGTCGGGGGAGGCCTCGCCCTGGCAGCGGGACGTGCCGTGAGCGGCAGTGCGCGGGCGATCCAGGCCGCGCGCGCGACCTTCGTGGCCCCGGAGGTGCAACATCCGGTGCAGGTGCCGGCCGGTGCTCCGGTCGACGTACCCGGCATCACGCCGTACATCGTGCCGAACGGGCAGTTCTACCGCATCGACACGGCGCTGCAGGTGCCGCAGGTCGAAGCATCCGGATGGAGACTGAAGGTCACCGGGATGGTCGACCACGAGGTCGAGATCGACTGGAAGACGTTGCTGTCCAAGCCGATGCAGCAGGCCATGATCACCCTGATGTGCGTGTCCAACGAGGTGGGCGGCAGCCTCAACGGCAACGCGATCTGGACCGGGTGGCCCGTGCGCGAGCTACTCAAGCTGGCGGGACCGCAGGCGGGTGCCGACATGGTGCTGTCCACCAGTGTCGACGGGTTCACCGCCGGTACGCCGATCGGCGCGCTGACCGATGATCGCAACGCCCTGCTGGCGGTCGCGATGAACGGCAAGGCGCTGCCGGTGGAGCACGGGTATCCCGTGCGGTTGGTCGTCCCGGGCCTCTACGGCTACGTGAGCGCGACCAAGTGGCTCACCCAGCTGAAGGTCACGACGTACGCGAAGGACCAGGGCTACTGGATTCCGCGCGGCTGGTCGGCGATGGGACCGGTGAAGATCTCCTCGCGCATCGACGTGCCGCGCGACGGGCGGTCGGTCTCACCAGGCGCGGACGGCACCGTGCCCATCGCGGGTGTCGCCTGGGACCAGCACACCGGGGTGAGTGGCGTGCAGGTGCGCATCGACGACGGTCCGTGGCAGAGCGCCAAGCTGGGCGAACAGGCCACCGTCGACGCGTGGCGGCAGTGGGTGCTGCACTGGCCCGCGACGAAGGGTCGGCACACCGCCACGGTGCGTGCTGTCGACGCGAAGGGGCAGGTGCAGATCTCGGCCGAGGCGCCGCCCCCGCCGAACGGCTCGACCGGTCTGCACTCGGTGACCTTCACCGTCAGCTGA